tttcatgttgagATTagcatttttcttttgttttatatgTATTATACCGAGGTAAATACTGTTGTAGCATAATAATTGTTTGAGTGTGTGTGGTGTTTTTGATTGGAGAGTGTTGTGATATCAGGCGAATAATAATTAAGTCTTTATGTAAGTTTGTATGAGAAGATATGAATGGGTAAATTCAACCAGCTGTTAATAGGAAGTCGCAAGGTAATAGTTATGCATGTTTGTTGTATAtagaacaaaaaaattgagtaGAATGAAATTATTAAGTGAAAAAGTTACAGTATTTGATTAAATGCAGCTATAATTTCTTGTGAATTCATTATCGGAAAAAAAGTTGAGCTGGAAAGTGTATTCCCCTCCATCTCTAAATATGTGTATGCAATAAAAATGTTCAATGTATAATGTGAAATACTAATGATAGCCTCTGTAGTCAGTTTactcttcaattttaaaaagacAAGAAAGGTGAGATGGGGATAGTGTGGATGGATCCCTCTCTTATTGTGAGACTTGATGTCAAATAGTTGATTGGTATTTTGTACATTAAAGAATATACAGCACCGGAAGTGCATAGTCTATGTCCACTGAACTAGTATCTCTGCTGAGTGCTGAGTATAAATTAGAGACATAAGTATGTATATGGTCTAGGTTGATTATGTATAGGAATGCGTCCATGCTCGTTTTATGACTTTAATACTTTCTAGTAATTTTTGGTTGATGTACGTTAATCCACTGTAGTACTTGTCTACTGTTGGTTTTCCTTGATCACTCTTGTTTATATGTTGCAAGCCAAATAAATGCGAACTTTTTCTCCGAGTTTCTTTCGTTGTGTTATTTTTTGCACTGTTAGCAGTGGCCTTTGTGGAGCTTGTAGCTATGCTGTTTCTGCTGCATAGTCTGTTAGATTGCAATGTTATGCTTCTTGTCCTTCTTCCTTTATTAAACTTTTGTTTTTGGCTTTGGAATGACAGCTCAAAGGAGAAACCCACTCTCGGGTAAggcttctttttccttttcccgAGCACCTACATCTTACTGTTATTATTGCTGTTCGCTATTCATTGCATGCCtgtaattttttgttgattttgtccTATGATTACAGTGGCACGCGGATTAAGACCCGCAAACGGAATATTGCAGCGCCTCTGGACCCTGCAGCATTTGCGGATGCAGTGGTCCAGATTTACCTGGATAATGCTGGTGATTTGGTAATTTGGATATTTAATTTTGGTACCAGctttattcttctttctttatcCATCCTATTATGTTAATGCCATTATGATTTGGTGATCGATCTCAATTAATTGCTTGATGCTGGTAATACTTGGGACAAAAGcttaactaaattttttataatgcaCAGGAACTTGTTGCTAAGAACCTTGAGTCTTCAGACCTCAACTTCTCAAGATACGGTGATACCTTTTTCGAGGTAAATAGTATATAATAAACTTAGAAGATTGTCACATACAGGAATTTTATCACTATTGCCCTCAAGGTGCATATACATAGGATTGAATTGTAGGTGGTGAAAAGCATCTTTTTGTTGGTCCTATGGAGTCTGacctttttctctttgtttattTCTTGAGGTATTATTTTTCTCGTGTTAAAAAGACCACTTCCCTTTAAAATCTTTATACTAGTATAGAGTATGGCGGTGCATGTTGTGTTATGGGTTGTTTTATGCTGATACCTCCTTGTTTTGACCTAATTAGATCATATAACAAATTGAGCTGTTCCAATTTGCTGCATAAGCATCTTACATGTGGTTGTCAAGAAGATATgttgtttaaaatgtttattgtTGCATGGATGTTTCAATGTCAATTACTACTCTATTTGTTGTGTCATTGATGCTTCTCTTTGGCATTTCATCTTAACATGTGGTGTTGTGATAGGTTGTCTTCATTGGAGGCCGTACACAACCTGGAACAGTCAAACTTGATGAAGGGGAGCGCCACCCTTACTCTGTGATTGAGTGTGAACCTAAACGTGAAGCCATTTTGCCATCTGTCATCTATGTGCAGAAGATATTAAGAAGGAGGCCGTTTCTTATAAAGAACCTTGAAAATGTCATGCGAAAAATGTTGCAGTCATTGGAGCTCTTTGAGGAAAATGAAAGGATTAAGCTCTCAATCTTTACAGCCCTTGCTTTTTCCCAGAAGCTGTCAGGCCTTCCCCCAGAGACTGTTCTCCAGCCATTACTCAAAGATAACCTTGTTGCCAAAGGGCTAGTTCTCTCTTTCATCACAGACTTTTTTAAGGAATATCTGATTGACAACAGTATTGATGATTTGATCTCAATCCTTAAGCGGGGTAAGATGGAGGATGATCTTCTCGAGTTCTTCCCCTCTACTAAGAGGACGCCTGAAGCTGTCTCTGAGCATTTCACGTGagtaaatttctaatttagAACTTACATGAATAATAGAGCTGTGTAGGGATGTGAGGTGGAAGATACTGTGAAGTGGCTGAACTCTTTACTTTCACTCACACCTTCCACCACCTTAGATCAATAAGGGTACTGAATGTGGCGTTTGCAACTGTCTGTCTCCTACTCGATAAATCCCTGTTGATGATTTGTGTAAATAATTATGTCATTTGTTATTTAAAGCTTCATCATTCAAGATATAATCATGATAAAAAAGTTCAAGAAATTGCTTTAGGTTAATTTCTTTTCCCTAAAATGGGGAACAAGGCAAAATGGGGGATCTCATCattgatattttattgtataGAGTTTCAAGTTTTACTGCAAGCTATTTTTGTGCTGTCTTAGGCTAATAGGGCCTACAGTTAGGTCTATTTCGTATGCAAATTGAACAAGTAATGTATTGCACAATCATTTGCTCTTgacttttttttggttgtttgGTAAGTAGGAGTTGAAGGTAGAAAAAATGTTCACTTTATTCAAGCCATCTTACTTTAGCTTTTGAGTTTTGTCTAATGGTGTATGGACTTGCTTATTTCAGCAAAGCTGGCCTTTTACCTTTGGTGGAATATAATGATAAGAAGATATTTGAGGTGAGGCTCAAGGAAATGAAATCTACATTAACAACTCAGCTAGCAGAAGAAGTTGCTATCTCTGAAGTCATAGAAACTGTGAAGCAACATGTCAAAGATGCCAAATTACCAGATATAGAGGTTGTGCGGATTTTGTGGGATGTCTTGATGGATGCTATACAATGGTCAGGAAAGAACCAACAGCAAAATGCTAATTCTGCTCTTCGCCAGGTAATTAATACTTAAGTCAGCTACAAGCTTTGTGAGTAGTTCTATTTTTTGAAACTGCAAATTGGTGTCTACttcagaatttttaaaaaaacttgcGAGTGTAACCAACTAATtgtaacataataaaatattctgATTGTAGTTCCACGAATGAGGAATTTCTTTTGGCTACTTCCTAAATAACAATACTCAAAATGCGTGCATATCTTTCTATGACTGAATGCTGCTTGAAAAATTTAGCGACTTTATCCAGTTTCTCCTGTTTTAATTACAAACTTATGTTGTATGTCAATGTAAGCTGACCACAGTTCGTGTGCTAGTGGATTTCAAAACAATGAGATAAAACTTGCTTCAAGAATGTACTTgtgaaaaaaaacattttttgtaTTGCAAAAAGGTTGCTCACGTGTTTCTCTTGCCCTTCTGTTTTATCTATTTTTGCTTTATTCCATATACTTGTGCAGATAAGATAATATTTATAAGGTGTTACTCCAACTTTTATACATTAAGGTGagattatttttctctttgtggAATTTGATGTCTAATTAATTGTTCATATCATGTGTACTGGAAAGATTCATTAGAAGTGTCAGTGGGCATAACACGAGAGGGGACTTTAAGATCAGAAATAGCTTATATCGTCTACctgattaattatttatattctaCATATAGAAATATGTTTAGGCATTGACTTTTGGCAATTTAGTCTTGCTGTCAGCTTCACAAGTGAACTGGAAATATTGATGTTGAATGGACAATAGCTAACATGACAGTATGACACCTTGCAGCAACAGTGTCTTGGTTTTAGCTTATTTTTGTTCACATGTTCAATTTCATGGCTTGCTGGATTTACTAGTTTTTCCAAGTAGATAATGGTTTTTTTCTTCTGTTATTTGGATACCTATCATTCTGGCATGTAACATCTAGCATGTTTATACGCGTTTCTGTTTAGCAATTTGTGTGTTTGTAGTAAAATACAGATTTAGTACTTTATTGCATGAATAACATATTTCCTGTTTGTCTATAGATcttgtttcaaaattttgaaataaaatttggagATTATTTCAAATAAGTGTGTCTAATTGGCCCATCATTTCAACTTCAAAGCCTGAAATATGGAAGCTGAAGTTTGAAAAACAGTCTTTAGAAGCTTTCAAGTTTTTGTTGAAGTTTTTATCTCACAAATCTTCAATTGTATTTTCATGTCCAAACACAACAGTTAACCTCCAAATATGTTCGTTTAGAACATAACTTCAAAATGCTATTTGTCTTCAAATTTCAACCATGTAACGTCCAGACACTCCCTCGTGTGTCTTGGAAAGCAACTtaaatctttttgtttttagttttccTCTACTTAGTCTCAATTGTTCATGATATAAAGCTTGATCATATACACTGAACCCAATTTGTTGTCATTGAAACATAGTTGATTCATTTTGTCATAGACATCACATGGTGGTAGGGCTGATCAATTATTCTTTATGGGTTCTTTTGTAGAGTTGTTGGGTAGGAGGGTGTTTGATCATCTAGAAACTTGTCTACATCAAATTGTTTATTCTTTGCTTCACAACCGCTATCCAAGTAATGAAAGTTGCCTATATTTCAAGTCTTGGAACAGAATTGTCTGGCTTATCTAATGTTTCATCTGGTGCTGTTTAATTAGTAGATACATCATCTTTGGATGCTTCTGTTGTCTATCGGTTAAAACTGTTAAGATGGCTCTCTGTTGTCAAATTTTTTGTTACTTGTACATAATCATTGGTTCTCTTCTATTTCCTTTTTGTGTAGGTGAAAAAATGGGCAGAACTGCTGAATACTTTCTGCACCACTGGAAAGCTTGAATTGGAACTCATGTACAAAGTCCAAGTCCAGTGCTACGAGGATGCTAAACTGATGAAGCTGTTCCCTGAGATTGTGAGGTCTCTGTATGACCAAGATGTTCTGGCAGAAGATACCATTCTTCACTGGTTCCAGAAAGGAACAAACCTCAAGGGCAGGTAAGCATTTGTTTCGACTTGCTCGGATGTTAGATATTCGAGTCTTGTGGATGTTAGGTAAACTGTTCACCCTATTTTTCTTAATGGGGTTTACTGTCTTTAACAATATGGCAGGCAAAACTTTGTGAAGTCGCTGGAGCCCTTTGTGAAATGGCTGGAGGAGGCGGAGGAAGAAGAATGAATTTCTCTGAGAAGTGTTTTTGTATTCCCCTTTTGAGGATtgaaaagaataagaaagaCTTTATGAATATTCTCACAATTTGACAGTTTGTTATCATGCTCCTTCACGTTTTATAAACACAATCTGTATGGGTTTGCTTCCCTTGGAGGATCTTTATATTCGCGTGCATCAatcgtattttttttaatactaggttttgagaaaatgatcaaCCTCTTTTAAGGCACTTTTAAGAAGATGATGAACTTGAGTCGATCTGCTTATTTGTTTGATGATGAATCTCAAATTTTGTGGGTCTATATTGTCCCTACAGAACACAATTTACATTTTTgatgttacaaaaaaaaataaagatttcatCGAGTACTTATTGCATATATTAGTTCATGAATTTTCTGAAATATGATTTACCTACTCCAATGTTCTCTGATTTTATCCTACGAATTTcccatatttcaaaaataaaatcaaagttctACTTCACTTCCAcactaaatatttaaaacatttttgatattacaaaaaaaataaaaaattcatcgGGTACTTATTGCATATATTAGTTCATGAACTTTCTGAAATATGATTTACCTACTCCAATGTTCTCTGATTATCCTACGAATTTcccatatttcaaaaataaaataaaagttctaCTTCACTTCCAcactaaatatttaaaaattgaaacttttccCACCTTCGTTATAATTTATCGAACAACCCAGCAGGACGACTGAGGGCGAG
The window above is part of the Solanum pennellii chromosome 5, SPENNV200 genome. Proteins encoded here:
- the LOC107020441 gene encoding basic leucine zipper and W2 domain-containing protein 2-like, with protein sequence MSSKEKPTLGGTRIKTRKRNIAAPLDPAAFADAVVQIYLDNAGDLELVAKNLESSDLNFSRYGDTFFEVVFIGGRTQPGTVKLDEGERHPYSVIECEPKREAILPSVIYVQKILRRRPFLIKNLENVMRKMLQSLELFEENERIKLSIFTALAFSQKLSGLPPETVLQPLLKDNLVAKGLVLSFITDFFKEYLIDNSIDDLISILKRGKMEDDLLEFFPSTKRTPEAVSEHFTKAGLLPLVEYNDKKIFEVRLKEMKSTLTTQLAEEVAISEVIETVKQHVKDAKLPDIEVVRILWDVLMDAIQWSGKNQQQNANSALRQVKKWAELLNTFCTTGKLELELMYKVQVQCYEDAKLMKLFPEIVRSLYDQDVLAEDTILHWFQKGTNLKGRQNFVKSLEPFVKWLEEAEEEE